In a single window of the Elaeis guineensis isolate ETL-2024a chromosome 4, EG11, whole genome shotgun sequence genome:
- the LOC140857227 gene encoding MDIS1-interacting receptor like kinase 2-like: MFSLYTIDLSYNSLECPLPNGRVFEQASIDAFMNNKDLCGKMKVSVGGFGFSKWRLKRFNIINSQVSSEDRLLECNYDGRIVYKDIIDASENFDDKYCIAVAGYGTVYKAQLQNGQVLAVKKFHRSEDGSYFDQEFKNEIQTVTNYLTPEHC, from the exons ATGTTCAGCTTGTACACCATTGATCTATCCTACAATTCTTTAGAATGTCCCCTCCCAAACGGCAGAGTCTTCGAGCAAGCTTCAATAGATGCATTTATGAATAACAAAGATCTATGTGGTAAAATGAAAG TATCAGTTGGAGGGTTTGGTTTTTCAAAATGGagattgaagaggttcaacatcatAAATAGCCAAGTGAGCAGCGAAGATCGGCTTTTAGAATGTAATTATGATGGGAGAATTGTCTACAAAGACATCATCGACGCGAGTGAGAATTTTGATGATAAATATTGTATTGCAGTTGCAGGATATGGGACTGTTTACAAGGCACAATTGCAAAATGGACAAGTTCTAGCTGTGAAAAAATTTCACCGATCAGAAGATGGAAGTTATTTTGATCAAGAATTTAAAAATGAGATACAGACCGTGACGAATTATTTGACACCGGAACATTGTTAA
- the LOC105044196 gene encoding protein NRT1/ PTR FAMILY 5.2 isoform X1, with the protein MILYVLTGNVLADTSSFCTNIEATTCKANCEPASKLQLGVFFGGLYILALGNGGTKPNISTIGADQFDEFDPKERMHKLSFFNWWMFSVFLGTLFANTFLVYLQDNVGWTVGYGIPTLGLIISVIIFLAGTSFYRHKVPQGSPFTRMARVIVAALRKWRLPIPNDPKELYELDLEVYTRKGKFRIDSTNTIRFLNKAAVKDGSDTPWTLCSVTQVEETKQIIRMLPILTAMFIPSTMIAQTNTLFIKQGTTLNRHIGPHFQIPPACLGALVTLSMLVSVVLYDRYFVKFMKIWTKNPRGITLLQRMGVGLVLQIIIMLVASLTEKSRLSIARSHGLDKTGGQVPVTIFILLPQFVLMGIADAFLVVGKIEFFYDQAPESMKSLGTSYALTAYGVGNFLSSFLLKLVSNITSRHGEGWVLNNLNASHLDYYYGFLTILNALNFMYFLYVSKIFSYKVELCRSLDASGDDRGATYAQKELST; encoded by the exons ATGATCTTATATGTGCTAACAGGGAATGTGCTTGCTGACACTAGCAGTTTCTGTACCAACATTGAAGCCACCACTTGCAAAGCCAACTGTGAACCTGCTTCAAAATTGCAACTAGGTGTGTTCTTTGGGGGACTGTACATACTTGCACTGGGAAATGGTGGAACCAAACCCAACATTTCCACAATAGGTGCAGACCAGTTTGATGAGTTTGATCCTAAGGAGAGGATGCATAAGCTTTCCTTCTTCAATTGGTGGATGTTTAGCGTCTTCCTTGGGACACTGTTTGCCAATACATTCCTGGTCTATCTGCAGGACAATGTTGGCTGGACTGTGGGATATGGAATTCCAACGCTTGGGCTCATAATCTCAGTGATCATTTTCTTGGCTGGCACATCATTCTATAGGCACAAGGTGCCACAAGGAAGTCCATTTACCAGGATGGCTAGGGTTATAGTGGCTGCACTGAGGAAGTGGAGACTTCCCATTCCTAACGACCCGAAGGAACTATATGAGCTGGATTTAGAGGTGTACACAAGGAAGGGAAAGTTTAGAATTGACTCCACAAATACAATAAG ATTTCTCAATAAAGCCGCAGTGAAAGATGGCTCCGACACCCCATGGACATTGTGCTCGGTAACCCAAGTGGAAGAGACAAAACAAATTATACGAATGCTTCCAATTTTGACCGCAATGTTCATCCCAAGCACGATGATTGCTCAAACCAACACCCTTTTTATTAAACAAGGTACTACTTTGAATCGCCACATCGGACCACACTTCCAAATCCCCCCAGCATGCCTTGGTGCATTGGTGACACTATCCATGCTTGTTTCTGTCGTTCTCTACGACCGTTACTTTGTAAAGTTCATGAAGATTTGGACAAAGAATCCTAGGGGAATCACACTCCTTCAAAGAATGGGAGTCGGACTTGTTCTCCAAATCATAATTATGCTTGTCGCCTCCCTAACAGAGAAAAGCAGGCTAAGCATTGCTAGAAGTCATGGACTGGACAAGACTGGGGGACAAGTTCCTGTTACCATCTTCATACTGCTTCCTCAGTTTGTGCTTATGGGAATAGCTGATGCTTTCTTGGTGGTGGGAAAGATAGAATTTTTCTATGACCAAGCCCCAGAGAGCATGAAGAGTTTGGGAACTTCATATGCTTTGACTGCTTATGGTGTGGGCAACTTCCTCAGCAGTTTTCTCCTAAAATTGGTCTCTAACATCACGAGCAGACATGGTGAAGGTTGGGTTCTAAATAATCTGAATGCCTCCCATCTGGATTACTATTATGGATTCCTTACCATCCTTAATGCCCTAAATTTCATGTATTTCTTATATGTGAGTAAGATTTTCTCCTACAAAGTGGAGCTATGTCGATCCCTTGATGCATCTGGAGACGATCGAGGGGCAACATATGCTCAGAAGGAATTGAGTACCTAA